A stretch of the Thunnus thynnus chromosome 7, fThuThy2.1, whole genome shotgun sequence genome encodes the following:
- the gal3st2 gene encoding galactose-3-O-sulfotransferase 2 isoform X1 produces the protein MLSPPRRWIRDQPLSSVTSCVRRVLCSRRHSLWILLILLVVCIAIQTFVARQARNDKLTGLPHLRFTVSKQHLFPTLQNVWDGLQSETALAVNQELTLQTERATDLHHQNEEYGKPSNYILSRYVDTTINLATASQMKAGKVSAGKLPLPKHGNKVSPGLPGSLVLHSTRKGKDTHSPPSLFKAHIRSEHNKVTCQPKSHIVFLKTHKTASSTILNILYRYGESRNLTFALPLNKHSQLFYPFPFASHFVEGVSSRSVREFHIMCNHMRFRKAEVAKVMPADTFYFSILRHPVAMMESIYIYYKSIPAFHKTHSLDDFLDNSWQNYNSSVTNNHYAHNILSFDFGFDNNIRAGAEDLEERASVAIAAIEQDFHLILISEYFDESMVLLKHALCWSLDDVVSFKLNSRSERTRHPLLPSTAEKIKRWNALDWRIYLHFNTTFWHKVDSLVGQEQMKREVSQLRELQAKLAISCLKDGGAVDPSQIKDAGLKPFQYGAAVIQGYNLNPHIDRQTKTKCQRLITPELQYTDRLYTQQFPELAAKYRQANRMVALQRQRSDRTGAMEKVWVREAHQRQIIKHKFPNLKNEKASASALLTHTAAGNKTRMP, from the exons GTGTGTGAGGAGAGTGCTGTGCAGCAGGCGTCACTCTCTGTGGATTCTACTCATCCTGCTCGTGGTCTGCATTGCCATTCAGACCTTTGTCGCCCGCCAAGCCAG GAATGACAAGCTGACAGGACTCCCACATCTGAGATTCACTGTTAGTAAACAGCACCTGTTTCCTACTCTGCAAAATGTCTGGGACGGCCTTCAGTCTGAGACTGCACTGGCAGTGAATCAGGAATTGACTCTACAGACAGAAAGAGCTACAGATCTTCATCATCAGAATGAGGAATATGGAAAGCCATCAAATTATATCCTGTCGAGATATGTTGATACAACCATCAACCTTGCCACAGCCTCTCAGATGAAGGCAGGAAAAGTTTCAGCTGGAAAGCTGCCTCTACCCAAACACGGAAACAAAGTGAGCCCTGGACTTCCAGGTTCTTTGGTCCTCCACAGCACTAGAAAAGGCAAAGACACCCACTCTCCACCCAGTTTATTCAAGGCTCATATCAGAAGTGAACACAATAAAGTAACCTGCCAGCCAAAGTCTCACATTGTATTCCTcaagacacacaaaacagcaaGTAGCACCATCCTAAACATCCTGTATCGCTATGGTGAAAGCAGGAACTTGACCTTTGCCCTCCCCCTGAACAAACACAGCCAGTTGTTTTATCCATTCCCCTTTGCTTCACATTTTGTGGAGGGCGTCAGCAGCAGAAGTGTGAGGGAGTTCCACATTATGTGCAACCACATGAGGTTTAGAAAAGCTGAG GTAGCAAAGGTGATGCCAGCGGACACCTTCTATTTCTCCATCCTGAGGCATCCTGTGGCCATGATGGAGTCCATTTACATTTACTACAAGAGCATCCCAGCCTTTCACAAGACTCACAGCCTGGACGACTTCCTGGACAACAGCTGGCAGAACTACAACTCATCAGTGACCAACAACCACTACGCTCACAACATTCTGTCTTTTGACTTCGGCTTTGACAACAACATTAGAGCTGGTGCTGAAGACCTGGAGGAGAGAGCCAGTGTGGCCATTGCAGCCATTGAACAGGACTTCCACCTCATTCTTATTTCTGAATACTTTGATGAGTCTATGGTCTTGCTTAAGCATGCCCTCTGCTGGTCCCTGGATGACGTGGTTTCCTTTAAGCTTAACAGTCGCAGCGAACGAACTCGTCACCCACTTTTACCTAGTACTGCAGAGAAAATCAAGAGATGGAATGCTTTAGACTGGAGGATTTACCTGCACTTTAACACCACCTTCTGGCACAAAGTGGATAGTCTGGTTGGGCAAGAGCAGATGAAGAGGGAAGTATCTCAGTTGAGAGAGCTTCAGGCTAAGCTAGCAATCAGCTGCCTGAAAGATGGAGGGGCAGTCGACCCATCCCAGATAAAAGATGCTGGGTTAAAGCCATTCCAATATGGAGCGGCTGTGATCCAGGGATATAACCTAAATCCACACATAGACAGACAAACCAAAACTAAATGTCAGAGACTAATAACTCCAGAACTGCAGTACACAGATCGTCTGTACACTCAGCAGTTCCCTGAGCTAGCTGCTAAGTATAGACAAGCAAATAGGATGGTTGCTCTACAGCGTCAACGCTCAGACAGAACAGGTGCAATGGAAAAGGTCTGGGTGAGGGAAGCTCACCAGAGACAgatcataaaacacaaattcCCAAATCTCAAGAACGAAAAGGCCTCCGCAAGTGCCCtgttaacacacacagcagctggaaacaaaacaagaatgcCATGA
- the gal3st2 gene encoding galactose-3-O-sulfotransferase 2 isoform X2: MLSPPRRWIRDQPLSSVTSCVRRVLCSRRHSLWILLILLVVCIAIQTFVARQARNDKLTGLPHLRFTVSKQHLFPTLQNVWDGLQSETALAVNQELTLQTERATDLHHQNEEYGKPSNYILSRYVDTTINLATASQMKAGKVSAGKLPLPKHGNKVAKVMPADTFYFSILRHPVAMMESIYIYYKSIPAFHKTHSLDDFLDNSWQNYNSSVTNNHYAHNILSFDFGFDNNIRAGAEDLEERASVAIAAIEQDFHLILISEYFDESMVLLKHALCWSLDDVVSFKLNSRSERTRHPLLPSTAEKIKRWNALDWRIYLHFNTTFWHKVDSLVGQEQMKREVSQLRELQAKLAISCLKDGGAVDPSQIKDAGLKPFQYGAAVIQGYNLNPHIDRQTKTKCQRLITPELQYTDRLYTQQFPELAAKYRQANRMVALQRQRSDRTGAMEKVWVREAHQRQIIKHKFPNLKNEKASASALLTHTAAGNKTRMP, encoded by the exons GTGTGTGAGGAGAGTGCTGTGCAGCAGGCGTCACTCTCTGTGGATTCTACTCATCCTGCTCGTGGTCTGCATTGCCATTCAGACCTTTGTCGCCCGCCAAGCCAG GAATGACAAGCTGACAGGACTCCCACATCTGAGATTCACTGTTAGTAAACAGCACCTGTTTCCTACTCTGCAAAATGTCTGGGACGGCCTTCAGTCTGAGACTGCACTGGCAGTGAATCAGGAATTGACTCTACAGACAGAAAGAGCTACAGATCTTCATCATCAGAATGAGGAATATGGAAAGCCATCAAATTATATCCTGTCGAGATATGTTGATACAACCATCAACCTTGCCACAGCCTCTCAGATGAAGGCAGGAAAAGTTTCAGCTGGAAAGCTGCCTCTACCCAAACACGGAAACAAA GTAGCAAAGGTGATGCCAGCGGACACCTTCTATTTCTCCATCCTGAGGCATCCTGTGGCCATGATGGAGTCCATTTACATTTACTACAAGAGCATCCCAGCCTTTCACAAGACTCACAGCCTGGACGACTTCCTGGACAACAGCTGGCAGAACTACAACTCATCAGTGACCAACAACCACTACGCTCACAACATTCTGTCTTTTGACTTCGGCTTTGACAACAACATTAGAGCTGGTGCTGAAGACCTGGAGGAGAGAGCCAGTGTGGCCATTGCAGCCATTGAACAGGACTTCCACCTCATTCTTATTTCTGAATACTTTGATGAGTCTATGGTCTTGCTTAAGCATGCCCTCTGCTGGTCCCTGGATGACGTGGTTTCCTTTAAGCTTAACAGTCGCAGCGAACGAACTCGTCACCCACTTTTACCTAGTACTGCAGAGAAAATCAAGAGATGGAATGCTTTAGACTGGAGGATTTACCTGCACTTTAACACCACCTTCTGGCACAAAGTGGATAGTCTGGTTGGGCAAGAGCAGATGAAGAGGGAAGTATCTCAGTTGAGAGAGCTTCAGGCTAAGCTAGCAATCAGCTGCCTGAAAGATGGAGGGGCAGTCGACCCATCCCAGATAAAAGATGCTGGGTTAAAGCCATTCCAATATGGAGCGGCTGTGATCCAGGGATATAACCTAAATCCACACATAGACAGACAAACCAAAACTAAATGTCAGAGACTAATAACTCCAGAACTGCAGTACACAGATCGTCTGTACACTCAGCAGTTCCCTGAGCTAGCTGCTAAGTATAGACAAGCAAATAGGATGGTTGCTCTACAGCGTCAACGCTCAGACAGAACAGGTGCAATGGAAAAGGTCTGGGTGAGGGAAGCTCACCAGAGACAgatcataaaacacaaattcCCAAATCTCAAGAACGAAAAGGCCTCCGCAAGTGCCCtgttaacacacacagcagctggaaacaaaacaagaatgcCATGA